In a single window of the Tellurirhabdus bombi genome:
- the fabD gene encoding ACP S-malonyltransferase produces the protein MKKAYVFPGQGAQARGMGLDLYQQSPKAKEMFDKANEILGFEITKIMFEGTDEELKQTAVTQPAVFLHSVVRALTLDDFAPDMVAGHSLGEFSALVASGALSFEDGLRLVAKRAAAMQKACEMQPSTMAAVINLDDATIERICAEVGADPALSGETVVAANFNCPGQVVISGSLEGVRVAGEKLKEAGAKRVLPLQVGGAFHSPLMEPAREELAQAIESTAFNTPACPIYQNVNAKPSTDVEVIKANLIAQLTAPVRWTQLVEAMTADGATQFIESGPGKVLQGLVKKIAPSVEVASA, from the coding sequence ATGAAAAAAGCATATGTATTTCCCGGACAAGGCGCGCAAGCCAGAGGGATGGGCCTAGACTTATACCAACAATCGCCAAAAGCAAAGGAGATGTTCGATAAGGCGAATGAAATTCTCGGTTTTGAAATTACAAAAATAATGTTTGAGGGTACAGACGAAGAGCTTAAGCAAACCGCTGTCACCCAGCCCGCCGTTTTTCTGCACTCAGTTGTGCGGGCGTTGACACTTGATGATTTTGCTCCAGATATGGTAGCCGGGCATTCACTCGGGGAGTTTTCGGCGCTGGTCGCTTCGGGAGCGCTCTCTTTCGAGGACGGGTTGAGATTGGTTGCCAAGCGGGCGGCGGCCATGCAAAAAGCCTGTGAAATGCAGCCTTCAACAATGGCAGCTGTCATTAATCTGGACGATGCAACTATTGAGCGAATCTGCGCTGAAGTAGGGGCTGACCCCGCTTTGTCTGGAGAGACGGTGGTTGCGGCCAATTTTAACTGTCCCGGACAGGTCGTTATTTCTGGTTCACTGGAAGGCGTGCGGGTTGCGGGCGAAAAATTGAAAGAAGCGGGAGCGAAGCGCGTATTGCCTTTGCAGGTCGGTGGGGCCTTTCACTCGCCGCTGATGGAGCCGGCCCGCGAGGAACTGGCACAGGCGATCGAATCGACAGCCTTTAACACCCCAGCCTGCCCAATTTATCAAAATGTGAATGCAAAGCCGTCGACGGATGTAGAGGTGATCAAAGCCAATCTGATTGCGCAGTTGACCGCGCCCGTTCGCTGGACGCAACTGGTTGAGGCGATGACTGCCGATGGCGCTACTCAGTTCATCGAAAGTGGTCCGGGTAAAGTATTGCAGGGGCTTGTAAAAAAGATTGCCCCCTCCGTGGAGGTAGCTAGCGCCTAA
- a CDS encoding GNAT family N-acetyltransferase, translating into MIYSISKAQPDEALPQHLLLLADENPDLIAVYLPHSESFLLKVDNQILGVCLIQQKEQIGEIMNIAIEPAFQGQGLGKALLQHVIGFAREQGLQRLLIKTGNSGIGQIALYQQQGFDLVAVNYNYFLEAYPQPIWENGIRCKHQLVFEIAFS; encoded by the coding sequence GTGATATACTCGATATCAAAGGCACAGCCAGACGAGGCGCTGCCTCAGCACCTTCTGTTATTAGCAGACGAAAATCCCGACCTTATCGCAGTTTATTTACCGCACAGTGAAAGCTTCCTTCTAAAAGTTGATAACCAGATTCTGGGAGTTTGTTTGATTCAGCAGAAAGAGCAAATTGGCGAAATCATGAATATCGCTATCGAACCCGCTTTTCAGGGCCAGGGACTAGGCAAAGCCTTGTTACAGCACGTGATTGGGTTTGCCAGAGAGCAGGGCTTGCAGCGTCTCCTGATAAAGACGGGAAATTCAGGCATTGGCCAGATTGCTCTCTACCAGCAACAAGGCTTTGATCTGGTAGCCGTAAACTACAATTATTTTTTAGAGGCTTATCCCCAACCAATCTGGGAAAACGGTATTCGATGCAAACACCAGCTTGTCTTTGAGATAGCGTTTTCCTGA